One Cydia pomonella isolate Wapato2018A chromosome 15, ilCydPomo1, whole genome shotgun sequence DNA window includes the following coding sequences:
- the LOC133525642 gene encoding uncharacterized protein MAL13P1.304 isoform X1: MDKCIKSSPCKECDVVDDGQLGAEVEHLRQHLAERDSHIVALEAEFVKTTSRVKDLDEQLHTWREKYERLNDSHKRVQKLNQVLEDKLLQMVDKMKGEKSQLTKDIATLSVRLAESKHNFSMLQKENERYKNDMNLAIQLLQCKPDNFVSQKLDNLPVDTQTRVSQYVMSKTSKPSSSTQSRNGNELDTFDASEYEFNISASLMSKILEDSIQDTVTKHCDTCICMKSQSKPFCYNESYYSVATQTFLSGDMKNSLCLNCNSEIKSVHSNLSLRSASPHAIKLVNEKLVCPSAPGPYIVPQPVGEQLKVTPIINEASNTSYINNETSKPVDKVQLLPNDEKNIPPIDASDLKQLRKNTMNMEPAVHHKLCDRTRTSISSKKSSVHSVGNEELMKELSNSKDITKDIKPINENSSLENYNVRKNSLGSMGAVSRTSSVAKSTVSTHKSNTQVGPGPRFCHLRMQAGSKNILLDNAQPDVPPVLYRRQSKCNENSIFKDLNDGMENFMDIDRTPDEKEDAKNDNIVVESTLIDVHVDNNAKECNTSVKSPTINPVLLNVSSSPLQPLKTHTFSNSSENNNNKSQSVDSQQNVSETDNILNEFNADMKNMQNNNIDGINTNDNGNKLDVLLPTESQDVKIFNFDRYEQNKLSNLHTRPLRKIDLSQLHSIESTRISKDFRPLDNHQHQVPQYEKKTEHIPPKSVLPAVVNVYPNLTQTHLKVNETTKVFTNEQSTSSLSSDDSAALLQKQQLLRVAEWVEKNLEQQNNLNDPLEDDVAYSNNVMRRDSKLSRLSETLNELALNMPHPVSKYSKSFTRDGLNNWVRNSIAHNDNVEKKHARIPKANIGKETSFPVESGDATITETNDNSKARRNASDFDVGKELRNALKSNDKEITAEELARMEYNVKKFLLSGPHWTNETTGRSRRTSSKTETDV, translated from the exons ATGGATAAGTGCATTAAGAGCTCCCCTTGTAAG GAGTGTGATGTTGTGGATGATGGGCAGCTTGGAGCGGAAGTGGAGCACCTGCGGCAGCATTTAGCTGAGCGGGACTCTCATATTGTTGCCTTGGAGGCAGAGTTTGTAAAGACTACCAGCCGAGTAAAAGATCTTGATGAGCAATTGCATACTTGGAGAGAGAAATATGAAAG ATTGAATGATTCACACAAAAGGGTGCAGAAACTAAATCAGGTTTTAGAAGACAAATTGTTGCAAATGGTTGATAAGATGAAGGGTGAGAAGAGCCAGCTGACCAAAGACATAGCCACTCTGTCGGTGCGGCTTGCCGAGTCCAAGCACAATTTCAGCATGCTGCAGAAGGAAAAT GAAAGATACAAAAACGATATGAACCTAGCAATCCAACTACTACAGTGCAAGCCTGATAACTTTGTATCCCAAAAACTGGACAac CTTCCTGTAGATACACAAACCCGGGTGTCACAATATGTCATGTCAAAAACATCTAAGCCATCCAGCTCGACACAGTCAAGAAATGGTAATGAACTAGACACTTTTGATGCAAGTGAGTACGAATTTAATATTTCTGCATCACTGATGTCTAAAATTCTTGAAGATAGTATTCAGGATACTGTAACAAAACACTGTGATACATGTATATGCATGAAATCACAGAGCAAACCTTTCTGCTACAACGAGAGCTACTATTCTGTGGCAACGCAAACATTTCTGAGTGGAGATATGAAAAATTCCCTGTGCTTGAATTGCAATTCGGAAATCAAATCTGTTCATTCCAATTTAAGCTTGAGAAGTGCTTCACCACATGCTATTAAATTAGTGAATGAAAAATTAGTATGCCCAAGCGCGCCGGGCCCTTATATCGTACCTCAACCTGTTGGAGAACAGCTGAAAGTCACCCCCATTATCAATGAAGCATCTAACACAAGCTATATTAATAACGAAACATCTAAACCAGTGGATAAAGTCCAACTCTTGCCAAATGATGAGAAAAATATCCCACCTATTGATGCTAGTGATCTAAAGCAATTGAGAAAGAATACCATGAACATGGAACCAGCAGTTCATCATAAGCTCTGTGATCGCACGAGAACTTCCATTTCTAGCAAGAAAAGTAGTGTTCACAGTGTCGGCAACGAGGAACTTATGAAGGAATTATCAAATTCTAAAGACATTACTAAAGATATTAAACCGATTAATGAGAATAGTTCGCTCGAGAATTATAATGTGAGAAAAAACTCCTTGGGTTCAATGGGAGCTGTTAGTAGAACTTCTTCTGTAGCTAAGTCTACAGTCAGCACTCATAAGTCTAATACTCAAGTAGGTCCGGGCCCTCGTTTTTGCCACTTGCGAATGCAAGCTGGCTCCAAGAATATTCTCTTAGATAATGCGCAGCCTGACGTTCCTCCCGTTTTATACCGAAGGCAAAGTAAATGCAATGAAAACTCTATCTTTAAAGATCTGAATGATGGTATGGAGAATTTTATGGATATAGATAGAACCCCAGATGAAAAAGAGGATGCTAAAAATGATAATATAGTAGTAGAAAGCACGCTCATAGACGTTCACGTCGATAACAATGCCAAAGAATGCAATACGAGTGTGAAGAGTCCTACTATTAATCCTGTGTTATTGAATGTTTCTTCATCGCCTCTACAACCATTGAAAACTCATACTTTCTCCAACAGTTCcgaaaacaataacaataaatctCAAAGTGTTGATAGTCAGCAAAACGTTTCAGAAACAGATAACATTCTAAATGAGTTTAATGCAGATATGAAAAATAtgcaaaacaataatattgacgGTATAAACACAAATGATAACGGCAATAAACTAGACGTTCTGTTGCCAACAGAGAGCCAGGACGTCAAAATATTTAACTTCGATCGTTACGAGCAGAATAAACTGTCTAATTTACATACCAGGCCTTTAAGAAAGATCGATTTGTCGCAACTTCATTCCATTGAAAGCACGAGAATATCTAAAGACTTCCGGCCGTTGGATAATCATCAACACCAAGTACCACAATACGAGAAAAAAACGGAACACATTCCACCTAAATCAGTACTACCAGCAGTAGTTAACGTCTATCCCAATTTAACCCAGACTCATTTGAAAGTGAATGAAACTACGAAAGTGTTCACAAACGAACAAAGCACAAGCTCGCTTTCTAGTGACGATAGTGCCGCTTTATTGCAAAAGCAGCAGTTGCTTAGAGTAGCAGAGTGGGTTGAAAAGAACTTAGAGCAGCAAAATAATCTAAACGATCCTTTAGAAGATGATGTCGCGTATAGTAACAACGTGATGAGAAGGGATAGCAAGCTGAGCAGACTCTCGGAGACGCTGAACGAATTGGCACTCAATATGCCACACCCCGTCAGCAAATATTCGAAGTCATTTACTAGAGATGGCCTCAACAACTGGGTTCGCAACTCTATAGCTCATAATGATAATGTTGAAAAAAAGCATGCACGTATTCCAAAGGCTAATATTGGTAAAGAAACAAGTTTCCCAGTAGAAAGTGGCGATGCTACAATCACAGAAACAAATGATAATTCTAAGGCCAGACGTAACGCTAGCGATTTCGATGTTGGTAAGGAATTGCGAAATGCCTTGAAGTCTAATGACAAAGAGATAACGGCTGAAGAATTAGCGCGAATGGAGTATAATGTGAAGAAGTTTTTACTGAGTGGCCCACACTGGACGAACGAAACTACAGGCCGTAGCCGACGCACCAGCAGCAAAACCGAGACTGATGTATAA
- the LOC133525642 gene encoding uncharacterized protein MAL13P1.304 isoform X2, whose protein sequence is MVDKMKGEKSQLTKDIATLSVRLAESKHNFSMLQKENERYKNDMNLAIQLLQCKPDNFVSQKLDNLPVDTQTRVSQYVMSKTSKPSSSTQSRNGNELDTFDASEYEFNISASLMSKILEDSIQDTVTKHCDTCICMKSQSKPFCYNESYYSVATQTFLSGDMKNSLCLNCNSEIKSVHSNLSLRSASPHAIKLVNEKLVCPSAPGPYIVPQPVGEQLKVTPIINEASNTSYINNETSKPVDKVQLLPNDEKNIPPIDASDLKQLRKNTMNMEPAVHHKLCDRTRTSISSKKSSVHSVGNEELMKELSNSKDITKDIKPINENSSLENYNVRKNSLGSMGAVSRTSSVAKSTVSTHKSNTQVGPGPRFCHLRMQAGSKNILLDNAQPDVPPVLYRRQSKCNENSIFKDLNDGMENFMDIDRTPDEKEDAKNDNIVVESTLIDVHVDNNAKECNTSVKSPTINPVLLNVSSSPLQPLKTHTFSNSSENNNNKSQSVDSQQNVSETDNILNEFNADMKNMQNNNIDGINTNDNGNKLDVLLPTESQDVKIFNFDRYEQNKLSNLHTRPLRKIDLSQLHSIESTRISKDFRPLDNHQHQVPQYEKKTEHIPPKSVLPAVVNVYPNLTQTHLKVNETTKVFTNEQSTSSLSSDDSAALLQKQQLLRVAEWVEKNLEQQNNLNDPLEDDVAYSNNVMRRDSKLSRLSETLNELALNMPHPVSKYSKSFTRDGLNNWVRNSIAHNDNVEKKHARIPKANIGKETSFPVESGDATITETNDNSKARRNASDFDVGKELRNALKSNDKEITAEELARMEYNVKKFLLSGPHWTNETTGRSRRTSSKTETDV, encoded by the exons ATGGTTGATAAGATGAAGGGTGAGAAGAGCCAGCTGACCAAAGACATAGCCACTCTGTCGGTGCGGCTTGCCGAGTCCAAGCACAATTTCAGCATGCTGCAGAAGGAAAAT GAAAGATACAAAAACGATATGAACCTAGCAATCCAACTACTACAGTGCAAGCCTGATAACTTTGTATCCCAAAAACTGGACAac CTTCCTGTAGATACACAAACCCGGGTGTCACAATATGTCATGTCAAAAACATCTAAGCCATCCAGCTCGACACAGTCAAGAAATGGTAATGAACTAGACACTTTTGATGCAAGTGAGTACGAATTTAATATTTCTGCATCACTGATGTCTAAAATTCTTGAAGATAGTATTCAGGATACTGTAACAAAACACTGTGATACATGTATATGCATGAAATCACAGAGCAAACCTTTCTGCTACAACGAGAGCTACTATTCTGTGGCAACGCAAACATTTCTGAGTGGAGATATGAAAAATTCCCTGTGCTTGAATTGCAATTCGGAAATCAAATCTGTTCATTCCAATTTAAGCTTGAGAAGTGCTTCACCACATGCTATTAAATTAGTGAATGAAAAATTAGTATGCCCAAGCGCGCCGGGCCCTTATATCGTACCTCAACCTGTTGGAGAACAGCTGAAAGTCACCCCCATTATCAATGAAGCATCTAACACAAGCTATATTAATAACGAAACATCTAAACCAGTGGATAAAGTCCAACTCTTGCCAAATGATGAGAAAAATATCCCACCTATTGATGCTAGTGATCTAAAGCAATTGAGAAAGAATACCATGAACATGGAACCAGCAGTTCATCATAAGCTCTGTGATCGCACGAGAACTTCCATTTCTAGCAAGAAAAGTAGTGTTCACAGTGTCGGCAACGAGGAACTTATGAAGGAATTATCAAATTCTAAAGACATTACTAAAGATATTAAACCGATTAATGAGAATAGTTCGCTCGAGAATTATAATGTGAGAAAAAACTCCTTGGGTTCAATGGGAGCTGTTAGTAGAACTTCTTCTGTAGCTAAGTCTACAGTCAGCACTCATAAGTCTAATACTCAAGTAGGTCCGGGCCCTCGTTTTTGCCACTTGCGAATGCAAGCTGGCTCCAAGAATATTCTCTTAGATAATGCGCAGCCTGACGTTCCTCCCGTTTTATACCGAAGGCAAAGTAAATGCAATGAAAACTCTATCTTTAAAGATCTGAATGATGGTATGGAGAATTTTATGGATATAGATAGAACCCCAGATGAAAAAGAGGATGCTAAAAATGATAATATAGTAGTAGAAAGCACGCTCATAGACGTTCACGTCGATAACAATGCCAAAGAATGCAATACGAGTGTGAAGAGTCCTACTATTAATCCTGTGTTATTGAATGTTTCTTCATCGCCTCTACAACCATTGAAAACTCATACTTTCTCCAACAGTTCcgaaaacaataacaataaatctCAAAGTGTTGATAGTCAGCAAAACGTTTCAGAAACAGATAACATTCTAAATGAGTTTAATGCAGATATGAAAAATAtgcaaaacaataatattgacgGTATAAACACAAATGATAACGGCAATAAACTAGACGTTCTGTTGCCAACAGAGAGCCAGGACGTCAAAATATTTAACTTCGATCGTTACGAGCAGAATAAACTGTCTAATTTACATACCAGGCCTTTAAGAAAGATCGATTTGTCGCAACTTCATTCCATTGAAAGCACGAGAATATCTAAAGACTTCCGGCCGTTGGATAATCATCAACACCAAGTACCACAATACGAGAAAAAAACGGAACACATTCCACCTAAATCAGTACTACCAGCAGTAGTTAACGTCTATCCCAATTTAACCCAGACTCATTTGAAAGTGAATGAAACTACGAAAGTGTTCACAAACGAACAAAGCACAAGCTCGCTTTCTAGTGACGATAGTGCCGCTTTATTGCAAAAGCAGCAGTTGCTTAGAGTAGCAGAGTGGGTTGAAAAGAACTTAGAGCAGCAAAATAATCTAAACGATCCTTTAGAAGATGATGTCGCGTATAGTAACAACGTGATGAGAAGGGATAGCAAGCTGAGCAGACTCTCGGAGACGCTGAACGAATTGGCACTCAATATGCCACACCCCGTCAGCAAATATTCGAAGTCATTTACTAGAGATGGCCTCAACAACTGGGTTCGCAACTCTATAGCTCATAATGATAATGTTGAAAAAAAGCATGCACGTATTCCAAAGGCTAATATTGGTAAAGAAACAAGTTTCCCAGTAGAAAGTGGCGATGCTACAATCACAGAAACAAATGATAATTCTAAGGCCAGACGTAACGCTAGCGATTTCGATGTTGGTAAGGAATTGCGAAATGCCTTGAAGTCTAATGACAAAGAGATAACGGCTGAAGAATTAGCGCGAATGGAGTATAATGTGAAGAAGTTTTTACTGAGTGGCCCACACTGGACGAACGAAACTACAGGCCGTAGCCGACGCACCAGCAGCAAAACCGAGACTGATGTATAA